In Shouchella patagoniensis, the following are encoded in one genomic region:
- the hisB gene encoding imidazoleglycerol-phosphate dehydratase HisB codes for MNRSYEVKRKTGETDIAITFSIDGKGQSSLQTGIPFMEHMLDLFAKHGRFDLQVNAVGDTEVDDHHTTEDIGICLGEALKGALGNKEGIKRYGNAFVPMDETLVQVVVDLSNRPHLEFRADLPSEKVGTFDTELVHEFFWKFSLEARMNLHVIVHYGKNTHHIIEAMFKACARALQEATSIDPNIEGILSTKGML; via the coding sequence ATGAATAGATCGTATGAAGTAAAGAGAAAAACGGGTGAAACTGACATTGCTATAACATTTTCTATTGATGGGAAAGGGCAGTCAAGTCTGCAAACGGGGATTCCGTTTATGGAACATATGCTAGATCTCTTTGCAAAACACGGTCGCTTTGACTTGCAAGTAAATGCAGTTGGCGATACTGAAGTGGATGATCATCATACAACAGAAGATATAGGAATTTGTTTGGGTGAGGCTTTAAAAGGAGCTTTAGGAAATAAGGAAGGCATTAAACGTTATGGAAATGCATTTGTGCCAATGGATGAAACGTTAGTACAAGTTGTTGTGGATTTAAGTAATCGTCCACATCTAGAATTTCGGGCAGACCTTCCCAGTGAAAAAGTAGGCACATTTGACACTGAGCTCGTGCATGAATTTTTTTGGAAATTTTCTTTAGAGGCAAGAATGAACTTACATGTAATTGTACATTACGGCAAAAATACTCATCACATAATTGAAGCGATGTTCAAAGCATGTGCACGGGCTTTGCAAGAGGCCACTTCCATTGATCCGAATATAGAGGGAATTTTATCAACAAAGGGGATGCTGTAA
- the hisH gene encoding imidazole glycerol phosphate synthase subunit HisH, translated as MIGIIDYGMGNLHSVSKALERLGIPYLISDQPVELNQATGYILPGVGAFPDAMATLEQTGMRSFLDEYVYGKKPLLGICLGMQLLFQSSKEYGDTSGLGYLPGKVKRFDGFDSKGLPYKVPHMGWNKLCFEKDALIVKDISVGHVYFVHSFLVNTIDDVIVASSDYYQKVPAIVQKGSVYGMQFHPEKSGTVGMSLLKRFGQIVEGNSYDLNNLSSD; from the coding sequence ATGATCGGCATTATTGATTATGGAATGGGCAATTTACATTCTGTATCAAAAGCACTAGAACGCCTAGGAATTCCTTATCTTATTAGTGATCAACCAGTAGAACTAAACCAAGCGACTGGCTATATTTTGCCTGGCGTGGGTGCATTTCCAGATGCTATGGCAACGTTAGAGCAGACCGGCATGCGTTCATTCTTAGATGAATATGTCTACGGGAAAAAACCGCTTTTGGGTATTTGTTTAGGTATGCAGTTGTTGTTCCAGTCGAGTAAGGAATACGGTGATACTTCAGGGTTAGGTTATTTACCTGGTAAAGTGAAGAGATTTGATGGCTTTGATTCAAAGGGATTACCATACAAGGTGCCTCATATGGGCTGGAACAAACTTTGTTTTGAAAAAGATGCCTTGATTGTAAAAGATATTTCAGTAGGTCATGTGTATTTCGTGCATTCTTTTTTAGTGAATACAATAGATGATGTGATCGTAGCAAGCAGTGATTATTATCAAAAAGTACCAGCGATTGTTCAAAAAGGTTCTGTATATGGAATGCAGTTTCATCCTGAAAAAAGCGGTACGGTTGGTATGAGCTTATTAAAACGGTTCGGTCAGATAGTGGAGGGAAATTCTTATGACCTTAACAATTTATCCAGCGATTGA
- the hisD gene encoding histidinol dehydrogenase, with the protein MRIIELGETNRVSLKRTGLHGSKEDVKLVEDIIDAVKEGGDQALFQFTKQFDRAILNNLCVSSAEIETAYRVLDSQVLEAIKQAISNIKFFHQQQKGKSWFQTTKDGTVLGQKLTALDSAGIYVPGGKAAYPSTIMMNAIPAQVAGVESITMVSPPGPNGTLPPAVLVTANELGVDTIYKVGGAQAIAALAYGTETIKPVDKITGPGNQYVTLAKRAVFGDVDIDMIAGPSEICVLADSQANPSYVAADLLSQAEHDELATSILVTDSKELANAVKKEVDNQLQSLPKKEIASKAIETFGIIYLVPTLDKAIDVVNQLAPEHLEIMTEEPMLLLGKIKHAGAIFLGPYSTEPVGDYFAGPNHVLPTNGTARFSSPLSVDDFMKKSSVISYSRDALKQNAPLITALARLEGLEAHARAVDKRMEEWS; encoded by the coding sequence ATGAGAATAATAGAACTAGGAGAGACAAACCGGGTATCTTTAAAACGAACTGGTCTACACGGTAGCAAAGAAGACGTTAAATTAGTAGAAGATATTATTGATGCTGTTAAGGAAGGCGGGGATCAAGCGCTTTTTCAATTTACGAAACAGTTTGATCGCGCTATTTTAAATAATTTATGTGTGTCTTCAGCTGAAATTGAAACTGCTTATCGTGTACTTGATTCTCAAGTATTAGAAGCAATAAAGCAAGCGATTAGCAATATAAAGTTCTTCCATCAACAGCAGAAAGGAAAGTCGTGGTTTCAGACAACTAAAGATGGAACCGTATTAGGACAGAAACTAACTGCACTCGATTCTGCTGGCATTTATGTTCCTGGTGGAAAAGCGGCATATCCTTCTACCATTATGATGAATGCCATTCCAGCACAGGTGGCAGGAGTAGAGTCAATTACAATGGTTTCCCCTCCAGGTCCCAATGGGACGCTTCCACCTGCAGTGCTTGTAACAGCGAATGAATTAGGCGTCGATACGATTTATAAAGTTGGTGGAGCGCAAGCGATAGCAGCCTTGGCATATGGAACAGAAACAATCAAACCAGTTGATAAAATTACTGGACCTGGTAATCAATATGTCACGCTAGCCAAGCGAGCTGTTTTTGGTGATGTAGATATTGATATGATTGCAGGTCCAAGTGAGATTTGTGTGTTAGCCGATTCTCAAGCAAATCCATCATACGTTGCTGCGGACTTGCTTTCCCAAGCAGAACACGATGAACTTGCCACCTCTATTCTTGTCACAGATTCAAAGGAGTTGGCTAACGCTGTAAAAAAGGAAGTGGATAATCAACTCCAATCGTTACCTAAAAAGGAGATTGCATCTAAAGCGATAGAGACGTTTGGGATCATTTATCTTGTTCCAACTCTTGATAAAGCAATTGATGTAGTAAATCAGCTTGCGCCAGAGCATTTAGAAATTATGACTGAGGAACCTATGTTATTGCTTGGAAAAATCAAACATGCAGGTGCAATCTTTTTAGGACCATATAGCACAGAGCCAGTTGGGGATTACTTTGCAGGTCCAAACCACGTGTTGCCGACAAATGGTACTGCAAGGTTTTCAAGTCCTTTGTCAGTTGATGATTTTATGAAGAAATCAAGCGTCATTTCATATAGTCGTGATGCTTTAAAACAAAATGCTCCGTTAATTACAGCTTTAGCTCGCTTAGAAGGATTAGAAGCTCATGCTCGGGCAGTCGATAAGCGAATGGAGGAATGGTCATGA
- the ppaX gene encoding pyrophosphatase PpaX, whose protein sequence is MSIDTVLFDLDGTLINTNELIVQSFLHTLEPDYPGIYKRETVLPFIGPSLYETFSSINASKTDEYIKTYRDFNHLHHDMLVAEYQGVKEGVKQLHDRGIKLAIVTTKISETAKMGLTLTGLDRYFDVVVGFDHVTHEKPHPEPLFNALKQLGSVPEQAIMVGDNSHDIDAGRNAGTKTAAVGWAFKGQSYIRSLNPDYVLRSMDDLLSIVETS, encoded by the coding sequence ATGAGCATTGATACGGTTTTGTTTGATTTAGATGGGACACTTATTAATACAAATGAATTGATTGTTCAATCCTTTTTACACACACTTGAACCTGACTACCCGGGAATTTATAAACGAGAAACAGTATTGCCCTTTATTGGACCTTCTTTATACGAAACTTTTAGTTCAATAAATGCGTCTAAAACAGATGAATACATTAAAACTTATAGGGATTTTAACCACTTGCACCATGATATGCTTGTCGCAGAATATCAGGGAGTAAAAGAAGGCGTGAAGCAGTTACATGATCGTGGTATAAAACTAGCAATCGTGACAACGAAAATAAGTGAAACAGCTAAGATGGGTTTAACATTAACAGGTCTTGATCGTTACTTTGACGTAGTGGTTGGCTTTGACCATGTTACACATGAAAAGCCTCACCCAGAGCCCCTCTTTAATGCGCTTAAACAGTTAGGTTCTGTCCCGGAGCAAGCAATTATGGTTGGGGATAACTCTCACGATATAGATGCAGGAAGAAATGCTGGGACGAAAACTGCCGCAGTTGGCTGGGCTTTTAAGGGCCAATCATATATTCGTTCTCTCAATCCGGACTATGTGCTACGATCAATGGATGATTTGCTGTCTATCGTGGAAACATCGTGA
- the hisA gene encoding 1-(5-phosphoribosyl)-5-[(5-phosphoribosylamino)methylideneamino]imidazole-4-carboxamide isomerase — protein sequence MTLTIYPAIDILGGKCVRLQQGDYSKETIYGESPLAMAHSFEKSGAQWIHLVDLDGAKAKRPVNHEEIIRTAQSLDIPVQVGGGIRTEADVNNYLNNGITRIVLGSVAIQNPEFAKKMLNQFGEKIAIGIDARDGFVATEGWLETSHVLAEDLAEEMAKYGARTFIFTDISRDGMLTGPNTEACMRIAKVANANVIASGGVGTLSDIKSLEQANLNGAIIGKALYTNRFTLEQALATVGGE from the coding sequence ATGACCTTAACAATTTATCCAGCGATTGATATATTAGGTGGCAAATGCGTACGTCTCCAACAAGGGGATTACAGCAAGGAAACGATTTATGGGGAATCACCACTTGCAATGGCGCACTCCTTTGAAAAATCAGGTGCACAGTGGATTCATTTAGTTGATCTTGATGGAGCGAAAGCGAAACGTCCAGTGAACCATGAGGAGATTATCCGTACAGCGCAAAGTCTTGATATTCCGGTTCAAGTTGGTGGTGGCATAAGGACAGAGGCAGATGTTAACAATTATTTAAATAATGGTATTACTCGTATTGTTCTTGGCAGTGTGGCTATCCAAAATCCAGAGTTTGCGAAAAAGATGCTTAATCAATTTGGAGAAAAAATAGCAATTGGAATTGATGCTCGCGATGGTTTTGTCGCAACAGAAGGTTGGTTAGAGACATCGCACGTATTGGCAGAAGATTTGGCAGAGGAAATGGCTAAATATGGAGCTAGAACGTTTATTTTCACAGACATTTCCCGTGATGGAATGTTAACTGGCCCAAATACTGAAGCTTGCATGCGTATTGCAAAAGTCGCTAATGCAAATGTAATTGCTTCAGGTGGGGTAGGGACATTGAGTGATATAAAAAGTTTGGAACAGGCAAATTTAAACGGGGCAATTATTGGAAAAGCCCTATATACAAATCGTTTTACGCTTGAACAAGCTTTGGCTACTGTTGGGGGCGAATAA
- the trxB gene encoding thioredoxin-disulfide reductase — MAEEVIYDVIIAGAGPAGMTAAVYTSRANLNTLMLERGMPGGQMANTEEVENYPGFDHILGPDLSNKMFEHAKKFGAVYAYGDIKEIIDEGETKRVIAGSKEYRTRAVIVSTGAEYKKLGIPGEQELGGRGVSYCAVCDGAFFKERELIVVGGGDSAVEEAVYLTRFASKVTIVHRRDQLRAQKILQDRAFANEKIEFVWNKVVTEINEKDGKVGGVTLEDTQNGDISTMSADGVFVYIGMLPLNESVNNLGITNEEGYIETNEEMETKVAGVFAAGDVREKSLRQIVTATGDGSIAAQNVQHYLESLDDAKKVSS; from the coding sequence ATGGCAGAAGAAGTAATATATGATGTAATTATAGCAGGAGCTGGACCAGCAGGGATGACAGCGGCTGTCTATACGTCGCGAGCAAACTTAAACACGCTGATGCTTGAGCGTGGTATGCCTGGCGGCCAAATGGCAAATACGGAAGAAGTTGAAAATTATCCAGGTTTTGATCATATTCTAGGACCTGATCTTTCAAATAAAATGTTTGAACACGCAAAGAAATTTGGAGCGGTTTATGCATATGGAGATATTAAAGAAATTATTGACGAAGGTGAAACAAAGCGTGTTATTGCGGGTTCTAAGGAATACCGGACACGCGCAGTCATTGTTTCAACTGGTGCGGAATATAAGAAACTCGGTATACCTGGTGAGCAAGAATTAGGTGGGCGAGGCGTATCCTATTGTGCTGTTTGTGATGGCGCGTTTTTTAAAGAAAGAGAATTGATTGTTGTTGGTGGGGGAGACTCTGCTGTAGAAGAAGCCGTATATTTAACACGCTTTGCTTCAAAAGTAACAATTGTCCACCGTCGAGATCAGCTACGTGCGCAAAAAATATTGCAAGACCGTGCGTTTGCTAATGAAAAAATTGAATTTGTCTGGAATAAAGTTGTAACAGAAATAAATGAAAAAGATGGAAAAGTTGGCGGTGTCACATTAGAGGATACGCAGAATGGTGATATTTCTACAATGAGTGCTGATGGAGTTTTTGTTTATATTGGCATGTTACCATTAAACGAAAGTGTTAATAATCTGGGCATTACTAATGAAGAAGGATATATTGAGACAAATGAAGAAATGGAAACAAAAGTAGCAGGTGTATTTGCTGCGGGTGATGTTCGCGAAAAATCACTTCGTCAAATTGTTACGGCAACGGGTGATGGTTCAATTGCTGCTCAAAATGTGCAGCATTATTTAGAGAGTTTAGACGACGCAAAAAAAGTAAGTAGTTAA
- a CDS encoding ATP phosphoribosyltransferase regulatory subunit codes for MSEPFMFEKPLGMRDVLPARFRMQKRIAEWIQTELEAWGYEQVQTPALEYYETVGKSSAISDKQLFKLIDLHGNTLVLRPDMTAPIARLASSSMKQVPYPLRLSYHSSLYRAQQVEGGRPAEFEQIGVELIGDDTASADGEMLILFNQVLYKAGLNDFQIAIGHIGFLNALFIEVLGTEKKAVALRQQLFEKNDVGFREQVSLFNLSPNEEKKLLKLSLLRGGKEVLEEAEELVDSTAGKQAINELRDLAQLLEDDQLSSHVKFDLSLVLHMDYYTGCVFETYHNRLAQPLGGGGRYDALLEKFGRPGPATGFGLRLDLLTEAIEKREGLEKRSCVLYSKERRKEAYQLADALRNEGKKVVIQDLKGIQNEDVIASVYEDMHYVVGKTSGGQDE; via the coding sequence TTGTCTGAACCATTTATGTTTGAGAAACCTTTAGGTATGCGAGATGTTTTACCAGCACGTTTTCGCATGCAAAAACGAATCGCAGAATGGATCCAAACAGAATTAGAAGCTTGGGGGTATGAACAAGTACAAACTCCCGCTTTAGAATATTATGAGACAGTTGGAAAGTCCTCGGCCATTTCAGATAAACAGCTTTTTAAATTGATTGATTTGCATGGAAATACACTTGTTTTGCGTCCCGACATGACAGCTCCAATTGCACGCCTTGCATCATCCAGCATGAAGCAAGTGCCTTATCCATTAAGGCTGTCTTATCATTCAAGCTTATACCGAGCACAACAGGTAGAAGGAGGTAGACCGGCAGAATTTGAGCAAATTGGTGTAGAACTAATAGGTGATGATACAGCTAGCGCGGATGGAGAGATGCTTATTTTGTTTAACCAAGTGCTTTATAAAGCCGGTTTAAACGATTTTCAAATAGCTATCGGTCATATTGGTTTTTTAAATGCACTTTTTATTGAAGTACTAGGTACAGAGAAGAAAGCAGTGGCGTTACGTCAACAATTATTTGAAAAAAATGACGTTGGTTTTCGTGAACAAGTTTCCTTATTTAATCTTTCGCCTAACGAAGAGAAAAAACTACTAAAGCTTAGTTTGTTACGTGGTGGAAAGGAAGTGTTGGAAGAAGCAGAGGAACTTGTTGATTCTACTGCTGGGAAACAAGCAATTAACGAACTTCGTGATTTGGCACAATTATTAGAGGATGATCAATTGTCATCCCATGTGAAATTTGATTTAAGTCTTGTATTGCATATGGATTATTACACTGGATGTGTGTTTGAAACGTATCATAATCGATTGGCTCAACCTCTTGGAGGAGGAGGTCGTTATGATGCCTTGCTCGAAAAATTTGGTCGACCTGGACCAGCGACCGGTTTTGGCTTGCGTTTAGATTTGTTAACAGAAGCAATTGAAAAACGAGAAGGGTTAGAGAAAAGATCTTGTGTATTGTATAGCAAGGAGAGACGTAAGGAAGCTTACCAATTGGCAGATGCTTTAAGAAACGAGGGTAAAAAAGTAGTTATACAAGATTTGAAGGGAATTCAAAACGAGGATGTGATTGCCTCGGTCTATGAGGATATGCACTATGTAGTAGGTAAAACGAGTGGGGGGCAGGACGAATGA
- a CDS encoding tetratricopeptide repeat protein, with protein MKEEQDKKESSKTIIPFYRSGDYFFHRGLQAFHNKHLNRAARLFERAVKLTASEPVFKIQFAAVLTELGEYTRSNELLHSVLKQYEANQSVCYFFIANNEVYLGHFYQAEKHVRIYLELEPNGQFAEEAQELLELFEDEPFLEGENEADSEQFLDEHERAWLMLRNGSIEEAALLLEEIVEKHPGSWAAQTHLAEALFRLGKEEAAFAHCYAVLEQDEGNLLAVCNLALFYLELGHANQINHFRNMLKQVMPIDIDHLIRITEVLCALGVYEQVVARRLIATGTNDQDLLRCFGVAFYHVGDERKAIHYLNQAVSLGDVRAEQLIIDIHQGNTDNVYFTLFDKKTGLSRTVDSTPESPLR; from the coding sequence ATGAAAGAAGAGCAAGATAAGAAAGAAAGCTCAAAGACAATCATCCCATTTTATCGGAGCGGTGATTATTTTTTTCATAGAGGATTGCAAGCATTTCACAATAAACATTTGAATCGTGCTGCAAGACTATTTGAACGTGCTGTTAAACTAACGGCTTCAGAGCCAGTTTTTAAAATACAGTTTGCAGCTGTTTTAACGGAGCTTGGAGAGTATACACGTTCTAATGAATTGCTTCATAGTGTGCTAAAACAGTATGAAGCAAATCAGTCTGTTTGTTATTTCTTTATCGCAAATAATGAAGTTTATTTAGGGCATTTTTATCAAGCGGAGAAGCATGTTCGAATTTATTTAGAGCTTGAACCAAATGGTCAGTTTGCAGAAGAAGCACAAGAATTGCTTGAGCTTTTTGAGGATGAGCCGTTTCTCGAAGGTGAAAATGAAGCCGATTCCGAACAGTTTCTGGATGAACATGAACGAGCATGGCTCATGCTCCGAAATGGAAGCATTGAGGAAGCAGCTTTATTACTTGAGGAGATTGTGGAAAAACACCCTGGAAGCTGGGCTGCACAAACGCATTTAGCGGAGGCATTGTTTCGATTAGGTAAAGAGGAAGCGGCATTTGCCCATTGCTATGCTGTGCTCGAACAGGATGAAGGTAATCTTCTTGCTGTCTGTAATCTCGCATTATTTTATTTAGAATTAGGGCACGCTAATCAAATTAACCACTTTCGAAATATGCTAAAACAAGTGATGCCGATTGACATTGATCATCTTATTCGTATAACCGAAGTACTATGTGCGCTAGGTGTTTATGAACAAGTGGTTGCTCGCAGATTAATTGCTACTGGAACTAATGATCAAGATCTTTTACGCTGTTTTGGCGTAGCTTTTTATCATGTAGGTGACGAGCGAAAGGCCATTCATTATTTAAATCAAGCTGTATCACTTGGGGATGTAAGAGCAGAACAGCTCATTATAGATATTCATCAAGGGAACACTGATAATGTATACTTCACTTTATTTGATAAAAAAACAGGCCTGAGCAGAACAGTAGACAGTACACCAGAAAGTCCGCTACGATAA
- the hisG gene encoding ATP phosphoribosyltransferase: MSELTIAMPKGRIFEEAVQMLRLAGYSLPNAFEESRKLIVEVPEESLRFILAKPMDVPTYVEHGVADVGVAGKDVMLEEKREVHEVLDLKISACHMAVAALPGYEKGELNPKVASKYPNLATRFFKEQGEQVEIIKLNGSIELAPIMGLAERIVDIVSTGQTLRENGLVELEQIEEITSRLIVNSASYRLKADVIGNMVERLGKVVKGTV, translated from the coding sequence ATGAGTGAGCTCACAATTGCTATGCCGAAAGGGAGAATCTTTGAAGAAGCAGTCCAGATGTTACGTTTAGCTGGTTACTCGTTGCCCAATGCTTTTGAAGAGTCAAGAAAATTAATTGTTGAAGTACCTGAAGAAAGTTTGCGATTTATCTTAGCAAAACCGATGGATGTTCCTACGTATGTCGAACACGGTGTTGCAGATGTTGGTGTTGCTGGAAAAGATGTGATGCTTGAAGAAAAGCGTGAAGTTCATGAAGTTCTTGACTTGAAAATTAGTGCATGTCATATGGCTGTGGCCGCTTTACCAGGTTACGAAAAAGGTGAGCTGAACCCTAAAGTTGCTTCTAAATATCCAAACTTAGCTACTCGCTTCTTTAAAGAGCAAGGAGAGCAAGTGGAAATTATTAAACTAAATGGTTCTATTGAACTTGCACCGATTATGGGATTGGCTGAACGAATTGTTGATATTGTCTCGACAGGACAAACGTTAAGGGAAAATGGACTCGTTGAATTGGAACAAATTGAAGAAATTACATCGAGATTAATAGTTAATTCGGCTAGTTACCGCCTTAAAGCTGATGTAATAGGCAATATGGTTGAGCGGTTAGGAAAAGTGGTAAAGGGGACAGTCTAA
- the hisF gene encoding imidazole glycerol phosphate synthase subunit HisF: MLTKRIIPCLDVKDGRVVKGTQFLSLKDAGNPVELATFYDEEGADELVFLDISASYEGRQTMVDVVREVAGTLAIPFTVGGGINTIDDIRKILRAGADKVSINTAALLRPEFISEAARYFGSQCIVVAIDVKFDEATDSWQVYTHGGRNRTEWQAANWAKRVEELGAGELLVTSMDQDGAKSGFHLPLLREINNAVTIPIIASGGAGNALHFAEVFQAGCADAALAASIFHYKETSIQEVKAYVREKGELIR, translated from the coding sequence GTGTTAACAAAGCGCATTATACCTTGTCTTGATGTGAAAGATGGCCGTGTTGTAAAAGGGACTCAATTTCTATCCTTAAAAGACGCCGGAAATCCAGTTGAACTAGCAACCTTTTATGACGAAGAGGGAGCTGATGAACTTGTTTTTCTTGATATTTCTGCTTCTTATGAAGGTAGACAAACAATGGTTGATGTTGTTCGAGAAGTTGCTGGAACGCTCGCGATTCCTTTTACAGTAGGTGGAGGGATTAATACGATTGACGACATTCGGAAAATCTTGAGAGCTGGAGCAGATAAAGTGTCAATTAATACTGCGGCGTTGCTTCGACCTGAATTTATTTCAGAAGCTGCTCGCTACTTTGGCTCCCAATGTATTGTTGTTGCAATTGATGTCAAGTTTGACGAGGCAACTGATTCATGGCAAGTGTATACACATGGCGGGAGAAATAGAACAGAATGGCAAGCGGCAAACTGGGCAAAGCGAGTAGAAGAATTGGGCGCTGGAGAGTTGTTAGTAACAAGCATGGATCAAGATGGAGCAAAAAGCGGGTTTCACTTGCCTCTGTTACGAGAAATTAATAACGCTGTTACAATACCGATTATTGCCTCGGGTGGGGCTGGAAATGCGCTTCACTTCGCTGAAGTTTTCCAAGCAGGATGCGCCGATGCAGCACTAGCCGCATCAATCTTTCATTACAAAGAGACGTCGATTCAAGAAGTAAAAGCATACGTGAGAGAAAAAGGGGAGCTTATTCGATGA
- a CDS encoding acyltransferase, translated as MSRRTERYPVENTNSLWQLYQTVSFWKVAKIFIVSQLARITPSFKLKNWLYRTFLKMKIGDHTAFALMVMVDAMFPERIKVGTNTIIGYNTTILAHEYLINEYRLGDVVIGNSVMIGANCTILPGVFIGDDAIVGAGTVVHKDVAAGAFVAGNPMQVIKKDN; from the coding sequence GTGAGTCGCAGAACAGAGCGCTATCCTGTAGAAAACACGAACTCGCTATGGCAGTTGTATCAAACCGTCTCGTTTTGGAAAGTAGCTAAGATCTTCATTGTCAGTCAGTTGGCAAGAATTACTCCATCATTCAAATTAAAAAACTGGCTTTACCGTACTTTTTTAAAAATGAAGATTGGAGATCATACAGCATTTGCCTTAATGGTAATGGTAGATGCGATGTTTCCAGAGCGAATAAAGGTTGGGACAAATACGATAATTGGATATAATACTACGATTCTTGCCCACGAGTATTTAATAAACGAATACCGTCTTGGGGATGTGGTCATTGGAAATAGTGTTATGATCGGTGCTAATTGTACAATTCTACCTGGTGTGTTTATAGGCGATGATGCGATTGTAGGTGCAGGTACAGTTGTTCATAAGGATGTAGCGGCCGGAGCTTTTGTTGCTGGTAACCCAATGCAAGTAATTAAAAAAGACAATTGA
- the hisIE gene encoding bifunctional phosphoribosyl-AMP cyclohydrolase/phosphoribosyl-ATP diphosphatase HisIE: MKQVRFDADGLVPAIVQDATSKEVLTLAYMNQQSLEKTIETKEAWFFSRSRQELWHKGATSGNTQKVINVRYDCDRDAVLVSVKPNGPACHTGNYSCFSETLFTNKLTSPESDRFDILNELEATIAKRQAEMPTGAYTTYLFNEGVDKILKKVGEEASEVIIAAKNRDHEELRMELADLYYHTFVLMREQGVSLDGVLQTMRERHSK, translated from the coding sequence ATGAAACAAGTACGTTTTGATGCAGATGGACTGGTGCCTGCCATTGTACAAGATGCAACTAGTAAGGAAGTGCTGACCCTAGCTTATATGAATCAGCAGTCCCTTGAAAAAACAATTGAAACAAAAGAAGCGTGGTTTTTTAGCCGTTCGAGACAAGAGTTGTGGCATAAAGGAGCGACTTCTGGAAATACACAAAAAGTAATTAATGTCCGTTATGATTGTGATCGAGATGCAGTTCTTGTTTCTGTTAAACCTAACGGTCCAGCCTGTCATACAGGTAACTATAGCTGTTTTTCTGAAACGTTGTTTACCAATAAATTGACAAGTCCAGAGTCTGATCGGTTTGATATATTGAATGAGTTAGAAGCAACCATTGCTAAAAGACAGGCAGAAATGCCTACCGGGGCGTATACTACCTATTTGTTTAACGAGGGTGTAGATAAGATATTAAAAAAAGTTGGCGAAGAGGCGAGTGAAGTGATTATTGCGGCTAAGAATCGGGATCACGAAGAACTACGTATGGAACTTGCCGACCTGTACTATCACACGTTTGTGCTTATGAGAGAGCAGGGAGTATCTTTAGACGGCGTCCTTCAAACAATGCGCGAGCGCCACTCAAAATAA